In Longimicrobium sp., one DNA window encodes the following:
- a CDS encoding DUF6174 domain-containing protein produces MRTLVRLRLAALLAAALPLAAACDNPFASDAREELSDARLRWERAGIDDYQYRVTRHCFCGFTGPMLVTVVDGAVVSRVFTESGQPVPANVHARIGTVDDLFELLEAALDEDPAEFDASYDGQLGYPVSASIDYSVNVADEEDGFGVSEFIPTGLAR; encoded by the coding sequence ATGCGAACCCTCGTCCGCCTCCGCCTGGCCGCCCTCCTCGCCGCCGCGCTGCCGCTGGCGGCCGCGTGCGACAACCCGTTCGCCTCCGACGCGCGCGAAGAGCTGAGCGACGCCCGCCTCCGCTGGGAGCGCGCCGGGATCGACGACTACCAGTACAGGGTCACGCGCCACTGCTTCTGCGGGTTCACGGGCCCCATGCTCGTCACCGTGGTGGACGGCGCCGTGGTCTCGCGCGTCTTCACCGAGAGCGGCCAGCCCGTGCCGGCCAACGTCCACGCCAGGATCGGCACCGTCGACGACCTGTTCGAGCTGCTCGAGGCGGCCCTGGACGAAGACCCCGCGGAGTTCGACGCCAGCTACGACGGCCAGCTCGGCTACCCCGTGTCCGCCTCCATCGACTACAGCGTCAACGTCGCCGACGAGGAAGACGGCTTCGGGGTGA